In Pongo abelii isolate AG06213 chromosome 5, NHGRI_mPonAbe1-v2.0_pri, whole genome shotgun sequence, a single genomic region encodes these proteins:
- the CNR1 gene encoding cannabinoid receptor 1, whose product MKSILDGLADTTFRTITTDLLYVGSNDIQYEDIKGDMASKLGYFPQKFPLTSFRGSPFQEKMTAGDNPQLVPADQVNITEFYNKSLSSFKENEENIQCGENFMDIECFMVLNPSQQLAIAVLSLTLGTFTVLENLLVLCVILHSRSLRCRPSYHFIGSLAVADLLGSVIFVYSFIDFHVFHRKDSRNVFLFKLGGVTASFTASVGSLFLTAIDRYISIHRPLAYKRIVTRPKAVVAFCLMWTIAIVIAVLPLLGWNCEKLQSVCSDIFPHIDETYLMFWIGVTSVLLLFIVYAYMYILWKAHSHAVRMIQRGTQKSIIIHTSEDGKVQVTRPDQARMDIRLAKTLVLILVVLIICWGPLLAIMVYDVFGKMNKLIKTVFAFCSMLCLLNSTVNPIIYALRSKDLRHAFRSMFPSCEGTAQPLDNSMGDSDCLHKHANNAASVHRAAESCIKSTVKIAKVTMSVSTDTSAEAL is encoded by the coding sequence ATGAAGTCGATCCTAGATGGCCTTGCAGATACCACCTTCCGCACCATCACCACTGACCTCCTGTACGTGGGCTCAAATGACATTCAGTACGAAGACATCAAAGGTGACATGGCATCCAAACTAGGGTACTTCCCACAGAAATTCCCTTTAACTTCCTTTAGGGGAAGTCCCTTCCAAGAGAAGATGACTGCGGGAGACAACCCCCAGCTAGTCCCAGCAGACCAGGTGAACATTACAGAATTTTACAACAAGTCTCTCTCGTCCTTCAAGGAGAATGAGGAGAACATCCAATGTGGGGAGAACTTCATGGACATAGAGTGCTTCATGGTCCTGAACCCCAGCCAGCAGCTGGCCATTGCAGTCCTGTCCCTCACGCTGGGCACCTTCACGGTCCTGGAGAACCTCCTGGTGCTGTGCGTCATCCTCCACTCTCGCAGCCTCCGCTGCAGGCCTTCCTACCACTTCATCGGCAGCCTGGCGGTGGCAGACCTCCTGGGGAGCGTCATTTTTGTCTACAGCTTCATTGACTTCCACGTGTTCCACCGCAAAGATAGCCGCAACGTGTTTCTGTTCAAACTGGGTGGGGTCACGGCCTCCTTCACTGCCTCCGTGGGCAGCCTGTTCCTCACGGCCATCGACAGGTACATATCCATTCACAGGCCCCTGGCCTATAAGAGGATTGTCACCAGGCCCAAGGCCGTGGTGGCGTTTTGCCTGATGTGGACCATAGCCATTGTGATAGCCGTGCTGCCTCTCCTGGGCTGGAACTGCGAGAAACTGCAATCCGTTTGCTCAGACATTTTCCCACACATTGATGAAACCTACCTGATGTTCTGGATCGGGGTCACCAGCGTACTGCTTCTGTTCATCGTGTATGCATACATGTACATTCTCTGGAAGGCTCACAGCCATGCCGTCCGCATGATTCAGCGTGGCACCCAGAAGAGCATCATCATCCACACGTCTGAGGATGGGAAGGTACAGGTGACCCGGCCAGACCAAGCCCGCATGGACATTAGGTTAGCCAAGACCCTGGTCCTGATCCTGGTGGTGTTGATCATCTGCTGGGGCCCTCTGCTTGCAATCATGGTGTATGATGTCTTTGGGAAGATGAACAAGCTCATTAAGACGGTGTTTGCATTCTGCAGTATGCTCTGCCTGCTGAACTCCACCGTGAACCCCATCATCTATGCTCTGAGGAGTAAGGACCTGCGACACGCTTTCCGGAGCATGTTTCCCTCTTGTGAAGGCACCGCGCAGCCTCTGGATAACAGCATGGGGGACTCGGACTGCCTGCACAAACACGCAAACAACGCAGCCAGTGTTCACAGGGCCGCAGAAAGCTGCATCAAGAGCACGGTCAAGATTGCCAAGGTAACCATGTCTGTGTCCACAGACACGTCTGCCGAGGCTCTGTGa